A single region of the Salvia miltiorrhiza cultivar Shanhuang (shh) chromosome 8, IMPLAD_Smil_shh, whole genome shotgun sequence genome encodes:
- the LOC130997680 gene encoding 60S ribosomal protein L4-like: MAAAAARPLVTVQSLENDMATDGGAAANCLPLPDVMKAAIRPDIVTFVHGQISNNARQPYAVSKRAGHQTSAESWGTGRAVSRIPRVPGGGGSSRNQER; this comes from the exons atggccgccgccgccgcccgccccCTCGTCACCGTGCAGTCCCTGGAGAACGATATGGCCACCGACGGAGGAGCCGCAGCCAACTGCCTGCCTCTTCCTGACGTAATGAAAGCCGCTATCCGCCCCGACATCGTCACGTTCGTGCACGGCCAGATCTCCAACAACGCCCGGCAGCCTTACGCCGTCTCCAAACGCGCCGGCCACCAGACCTCTGCCGAGTCCTGGGGTACCGGCCGTGCAGTCTCCCGTATCCCCCGTGTACCCGGCGGTG GAGGAAGCAGCCGCAATCAAGAGCGCTAG
- the LOC130997659 gene encoding protein REVEILLE 8-like isoform X2 has protein sequence MNSNPPPPPQSQLSDASGKKIRKPYTITKSRESWTEEEHDKFLEALQLFDRDWKKIEDFVGSKTVIQIRSHAQKYFLKVQKNGTVAHVPPPRPKRKASHPYPQKAPKNVLVPLQASVAYQSSSVNSIAHGYPTWEEASVLVNNAVPGSMPSENEYNYLGVEADIGSKGVSTISNCSMNAFGSSPRTTPTSELPNQGKQDSVVHGIPDFSEVYGFIGSVFDPESKDHVQKLKEMDPINFETVLLLMRNLTLNLSSPEFEPIKEVLSSYDVQVKEVQVSPGTVISAE, from the exons ATGAATTCCAatccgccgcctccacctcagTCTCAGCTGTCCGACGCCTCCGGCAAGAAGATCCGAAAGCCCTACACCATTACCAAGTCCAGAGAAAGCTGGACGGAAGAAGAGCACGACAAGTTCCTCGAAGCACTCCAAct GTTCGACCGTGATTGGAAGAAAATTGAAGATTTTGTTGGCTCAAAGACAGTAATTCAG ATTCGGAGTCATGCTCAGAAGTACTTTCTGAAGGTTCAGAAGAACGGAACAGTGGCTCATGTTCCTCCACCTCGTCCCAAGCGGAAAGCTTCTCATCCATATCCACAGAAAGCACCCAAAAATG TTTTGGTGCCCCTGCAAGCATCAGtggcttatcagtcttcttCTGTGAATTCTATAGCACATGGATATCCGACATGGGAAGAGGCTTCGGTGCTTGTGAACAATGCGGTGCCTGGAAGCATGCCATCTGAAAATGAATATAATTATCTTGGCGTTGAAG CTGATATTGGATCAAAGGGGGTTTCAACTATTAGCAACTGCAGTATGAATGCCTTTGGAAGTTCGCCAAGAACAACACCAACTTCCGAGTTACCAAATCAGGGAAAGCAAGACTCTGTTGTTCATG GTATTCCAGATTTTTCTGAAGTTTATGGCTTCATCGGTAGTGTCTTTGACCCAGAAAGTAAAGATCATGTGCAAAAACTCAAGGAGATGGATCCCATTAATTTTGAAACT GTCTTGTTATTGATGAGAAATCTGACCTTAAATTTGTCCAGTCCTGAGTTCGAGCCAATT AAAGAGGTCCTATCATCATATGATGTCCAGGTGAAGGAAGTACAAGTTTCCCCCGGAACTGTGATCAGTGCTGAATGA
- the LOC130997659 gene encoding protein REVEILLE 8-like isoform X3: MNSNPPPPPQSQLSDASGKKIRKPYTITKSRESWTEEEHDKFLEALQLFDRDWKKIEDFVGSKTVIQIRSHAQKYFLKVQKNGTVAHVPPPRPKRKASHPYPQKAPKNAHGYPTWEEASVLVNNAVPGSMPSENEYNYLGVEADIGSKGVSTISNCSMNAFGSSPRTTPTSELPNQGKQDSVVHGIPDFSEVYGFIGSVFDPESKDHVQKLKEMDPINFETVLLLMRNLTLNLSSPEFEPIKEVLSSYDVQVKEVQVSPGTVISAE; encoded by the exons ATGAATTCCAatccgccgcctccacctcagTCTCAGCTGTCCGACGCCTCCGGCAAGAAGATCCGAAAGCCCTACACCATTACCAAGTCCAGAGAAAGCTGGACGGAAGAAGAGCACGACAAGTTCCTCGAAGCACTCCAAct GTTCGACCGTGATTGGAAGAAAATTGAAGATTTTGTTGGCTCAAAGACAGTAATTCAG ATTCGGAGTCATGCTCAGAAGTACTTTCTGAAGGTTCAGAAGAACGGAACAGTGGCTCATGTTCCTCCACCTCGTCCCAAGCGGAAAGCTTCTCATCCATATCCACAGAAAGCACCCAAAAATG CACATGGATATCCGACATGGGAAGAGGCTTCGGTGCTTGTGAACAATGCGGTGCCTGGAAGCATGCCATCTGAAAATGAATATAATTATCTTGGCGTTGAAG CTGATATTGGATCAAAGGGGGTTTCAACTATTAGCAACTGCAGTATGAATGCCTTTGGAAGTTCGCCAAGAACAACACCAACTTCCGAGTTACCAAATCAGGGAAAGCAAGACTCTGTTGTTCATG GTATTCCAGATTTTTCTGAAGTTTATGGCTTCATCGGTAGTGTCTTTGACCCAGAAAGTAAAGATCATGTGCAAAAACTCAAGGAGATGGATCCCATTAATTTTGAAACT GTCTTGTTATTGATGAGAAATCTGACCTTAAATTTGTCCAGTCCTGAGTTCGAGCCAATT AAAGAGGTCCTATCATCATATGATGTCCAGGTGAAGGAAGTACAAGTTTCCCCCGGAACTGTGATCAGTGCTGAATGA
- the LOC130997659 gene encoding protein REVEILLE 8-like isoform X1 has protein sequence MNSNPPPPPQSQLSDASGKKIRKPYTITKSRESWTEEEHDKFLEALQLFDRDWKKIEDFVGSKTVIQIRSHAQKYFLKVQKNGTVAHVPPPRPKRKASHPYPQKAPKNVLVPLQASVAYQSSSVNSIAHGYPTWEEASVLVNNAVPGSMPSENEYNYLGVEADIGSKGVSTISNCSMNAFGSSPRTTPTSELPNQGKQDSVVHGIPDFSEVYGFIGSVFDPESKDHVQKLKEMDPINFETVLLLMRNLTLNLSSPEFEPIVSALPHLVAPTFCVEFSILPTASAFVWFLFD, from the exons ATGAATTCCAatccgccgcctccacctcagTCTCAGCTGTCCGACGCCTCCGGCAAGAAGATCCGAAAGCCCTACACCATTACCAAGTCCAGAGAAAGCTGGACGGAAGAAGAGCACGACAAGTTCCTCGAAGCACTCCAAct GTTCGACCGTGATTGGAAGAAAATTGAAGATTTTGTTGGCTCAAAGACAGTAATTCAG ATTCGGAGTCATGCTCAGAAGTACTTTCTGAAGGTTCAGAAGAACGGAACAGTGGCTCATGTTCCTCCACCTCGTCCCAAGCGGAAAGCTTCTCATCCATATCCACAGAAAGCACCCAAAAATG TTTTGGTGCCCCTGCAAGCATCAGtggcttatcagtcttcttCTGTGAATTCTATAGCACATGGATATCCGACATGGGAAGAGGCTTCGGTGCTTGTGAACAATGCGGTGCCTGGAAGCATGCCATCTGAAAATGAATATAATTATCTTGGCGTTGAAG CTGATATTGGATCAAAGGGGGTTTCAACTATTAGCAACTGCAGTATGAATGCCTTTGGAAGTTCGCCAAGAACAACACCAACTTCCGAGTTACCAAATCAGGGAAAGCAAGACTCTGTTGTTCATG GTATTCCAGATTTTTCTGAAGTTTATGGCTTCATCGGTAGTGTCTTTGACCCAGAAAGTAAAGATCATGTGCAAAAACTCAAGGAGATGGATCCCATTAATTTTGAAACT GTCTTGTTATTGATGAGAAATCTGACCTTAAATTTGTCCAGTCCTGAGTTCGAGCCAATTGTAAGTGCTCTGCCTCATCTGGTTGCCCCAACATTTTGTGTTGAATTTTCTATCTTGCCTACAGCAAGTGCATTCGTGTGGTTTCTGTTTGATTGA